The Microbacterium forte sequence GGCGTCGTCGCGATGGCGATCGTGCGCGATCTGTTCGGCGGTCGTCGTCTGGTCGTGATGCTGTCGCGCCTCGCTCTGGTCTCGGGCGTCGCGCCCGTGATCGCCCCGCTGATCGGGTCGTGGCTGCTCACGTTCATGCCGTGGCGGGGCATCTTCGTCGTGCTCGCCCTCTACGGCGTGGTGATGCTGGTGTCGACCGTGGTGTTCGTGCCCGAGACGCTGCCGATCGCGCGTCGCCAGGAGAAGGGCGGCGCGACCGTCCTGCAGCGCTACCGCTCGGTGTTCTCCGACCGTGTCTTCATCGGCGTGCTGATCATCGGCGGCATGACCTTCTCCGGCCTGTTCTCCTATCTGTCGGCATCGCCGTTCCTGTTCCAGCAGACCCACGGGCTGGATGCGCAGCAGTACGGCCTGCTGTTCGCGGTCAATTCGCTCGGCGTCGTCGCCGGCGTCCAGACCGCCTCGCGACTCGCCGCACGATTCGGCCCGCAATGGGTGATGGCGTACTCCACAGCCGTGCTGCTGCTCGCCGGTATCGCCATCATCGTGACCGACCAGCTCGGGCTCGGCCTCTGGGGCACGGTCATCCCACTGTTCGTCTTCATGACGGCCTGCGGCTTCACCTTCCCGAACGTGCAGGTGCTCGCGCTCGACCGCCACGGCAAGGCGGCAGGCACTGCGGCGTCGGTCATCGGTGCCACGAACTTCGGCGTCGCGGGACTCGTCTCGCCGGTCGTCGGATGGATCTCGCACGGCACCGGAATCACCGCCACGAGCATGGCATCGGTCATGGTCGGATGCGCCGCGATCGGCATCCTTTCGCTGTGGCTGATCGTGCGACCGCGGACTGTCGGCATGCTGGCTCCCTGATTTTCAGCTTCCGACCGGCAGAATGGTTCGATGAGATCACGAACGCTGCTGTGGTGGGGAACAGGGATGCTCGTCGCGGCGACGCTCCTCGGAGCGGCGATAGTGTTCGGGTACACCGAGCCGCCAGGGTTCGACACCTGGTGGAATGACACGATCAGCGCGTCGCGCTCCGACTGGATGCTGTCGTTCGCATTGCTGCTCGATCACATCGGCGGCGGCTGGGTCGCGATCCTCCTCGTGCCCCTGCTGGTGATCATCGCGCTCCTGATCGCGCGCCGATGGCAGGCGGCCGTGTTCGCCGCCGTGGCGTTCCTCGTGAGCGCCGGTGCGGTGCAGCTGCTCAAGCACCTGTTCGGCCGGGCGCGTCCGGAGGACATGATCGTGGCGAGCGACTTCGGTTCATTCCCTTCAGGGCATGCGGCGAACGCAGCGACGATCGCGATGGTGCTGTGGCTCGTGTTCCCGCGGGTGTGGACCGCGATTCTCGGCATAGCGTGGGTCGTCGCGATGGCGGTCTCGCGCACCCTGCTATCGGTGCACTGGGCCACCGACACGCTCGGCGGCGCACTGGTCGGGGCCGGCGTCGTGCTGGTGCTCGGAGCGTGGCTGCTGCCGTGGGTGACGGGGTCGCGGCGAGACGATCCGGCGGTCACCTCGGTAGGCTGACAGCCCACCCCACTCATCGAGGAGCAGCAGTGTCCCGCATCCGTCCGTATCGACCGTCCGACCGCGATGCCCTCTACGAGGTGTGCGTGAGGACAGCGGATGCCGGGGCGGACGCGACCGGCCTGTTCTCCGATGACTCGCTCTGGGGCGACCTGTTCGCGGTGCCCTATGCGGAGAGGCACCCCGACCTCGCCTGGGTCGTCGAGACCGACGACGAGCGGGTGATCGGCTACATCGTGGCGACCGACGACACGGACGCCTTCGCGACCTGGTTCCGCGACGAGTGGTGGCCGACGCGGCAGGACCGGTATCCGCAGCCCGTCGAGCCGACGACCCGCGAAGAGCGGATGATCGAGCACGGCTACGCGCAAGCGCCCGGACGCAACGGCAATGCCGCGGAGTACCCCGCCCACCTGCACATCGACCTGCTGCCCGAGACGCAGGGGCAGGGACTGGGACGACAGCTCATCGAGACGCTGTTCGCCGAGTTGACCCGCCGCGGAGTGCGCGGGCTGCACCTGGGTATGGACCCGAACAACACCGGTGCCGCCGCCTTCTACGAGCGCCTCGGCCTGACGCCCCTGCCTGCAGAGCCGGGCGGACAGAGCTTCGGAGTGCGCTTCGTCTGATCTGCAGATGGGCGGACGCGTGCTGTGCGCGCTTCCGCCCGAGGGGACGAACTCCGCCTGACGGGGTGTGGATCTCGGGGTGGATGCCGGTGACGGCGGGACTCCGGTGCTCGCTGCGCTCGCTCCTCCCCGAATCCCCGGTGCTCGATGAAAGCACGAAGGGCCCCCGCTGGCGCGGGGACCCTTCGTGCTTTTCGGCGGTGACGGCGGGATTCGAACCCGCGGTTGCTTGCACAACACACGCTTTCCAAGCGTGCTCCTTCGGCCGCTCGGACACGTCACCAGGGAACAACCTGAACAGTCTATCCGATCGCGCGGACAGCCCCGACCAGGCGTCTCGGATGCCGGTGCTGCCGCCATCGCGCGGGATTCCGTTGAACCGATATGCGATGTGTCTTCGTCTTGCGCTCGCACCGACGCCCTTCTTAGCCTCGGGAGTGGACGCAATGTCGTCATATGAAATCACTCCTGCGTCGATCGGGCGCTACTGTCCCGGAAGGTACTAGATGACGACTGTCGAAACCACGGCCGCGCCCGGCTCGGCTCTGCGCGTGGCACTGCGCACTGCTCACTCCCGGTCGCTCGCAGACCTCGGACTCAATGCGATCGGTCGCGCCCGCTTCGGGTGGCGCGATCGGTCGATCGGCTCGGTGGTCGAACGCGCGGGTGCGCGGTATTGGCTGCGCGTCGTCTGGTCTGCCAGAGATCGGGCGCGTGGTTCCTGGTGGACCGGCAATCGGGACGCCTCGCAGATCGACGGGGTTGCGAAGCCGCGCCTGCTCGAGGTGCGGGCGTGGGAGGAAGGGCCACTCGTGTATCGCGCCGAACTCATGACCCTGCTGCCCGGGCGAGCGTGCGCGACGGACGCCGTGCTCGCAGGAGCGCCTGCGCTCGACGAGTCGTGGTGGGGAGAGCTGGAGCGCAACCTCGAAGCCCTGTCGGATGCGAGGACGGATCGGATGGTGCTCGACCCTGAGATCATGCGCCGGCGGAT is a genomic window containing:
- a CDS encoding multidrug effflux MFS transporter produces the protein MPDAPRTDSISTTPAPERTATGSIRIPSATGAIRTLGSNPATAPIMLHPGDSISNGRRALYIVLLGALTALGPFTIDLYLPAFPVLEQDFETTAAAIQLTLTGTMIGFALGQLVVGPLSDKVGRRIPLIIVTALHVLASVAAAYAPTLPLLSGARVLMGVGAAAGGVVAMAIVRDLFGGRRLVVMLSRLALVSGVAPVIAPLIGSWLLTFMPWRGIFVVLALYGVVMLVSTVVFVPETLPIARRQEKGGATVLQRYRSVFSDRVFIGVLIIGGMTFSGLFSYLSASPFLFQQTHGLDAQQYGLLFAVNSLGVVAGVQTASRLAARFGPQWVMAYSTAVLLLAGIAIIVTDQLGLGLWGTVIPLFVFMTACGFTFPNVQVLALDRHGKAAGTAASVIGATNFGVAGLVSPVVGWISHGTGITATSMASVMVGCAAIGILSLWLIVRPRTVGMLAP
- a CDS encoding phosphatase PAP2 family protein, with the translated sequence MRSRTLLWWGTGMLVAATLLGAAIVFGYTEPPGFDTWWNDTISASRSDWMLSFALLLDHIGGGWVAILLVPLLVIIALLIARRWQAAVFAAVAFLVSAGAVQLLKHLFGRARPEDMIVASDFGSFPSGHAANAATIAMVLWLVFPRVWTAILGIAWVVAMAVSRTLLSVHWATDTLGGALVGAGVVLVLGAWLLPWVTGSRRDDPAVTSVG
- a CDS encoding GNAT family N-acetyltransferase; the protein is MSRIRPYRPSDRDALYEVCVRTADAGADATGLFSDDSLWGDLFAVPYAERHPDLAWVVETDDERVIGYIVATDDTDAFATWFRDEWWPTRQDRYPQPVEPTTREERMIEHGYAQAPGRNGNAAEYPAHLHIDLLPETQGQGLGRQLIETLFAELTRRGVRGLHLGMDPNNTGAAAFYERLGLTPLPAEPGGQSFGVRFV